The following coding sequences are from one Collimonas arenae window:
- a CDS encoding glycosyltransferase family 2 protein has product MTTKKRIVSIVAPFYNESDGIDHFHQAIREIINAIPEFDFEIICVDDGSSDDTLKKLVALVARDSCFRAVELSRNFGKEAALTAGIDSAIGHAVIPIDADLQDPPELIHLLIAEWEKGAEIVLARRVDRSSDTFLKRKTAELFYRIHNRLTHIKIPENVGDFRLMDRVAVDVLKALPERQRFMKGLFAWVGFKTAVVDYTRNPRTVGNTKFSGWKLWNFALEGITSFSTAPLKLMTYVGAGGTAITLCYALYIVFRTLIHGIDVPGYASLLVAILFFGSLQLLGIGILGEYIGRIYMESKQRPIYVIRKHHGHAEDVAGETSLDAQAYG; this is encoded by the coding sequence ATGACAACGAAAAAACGAATCGTATCGATAGTGGCGCCTTTCTATAATGAAAGCGACGGCATCGATCATTTTCATCAGGCGATTCGTGAAATCATTAATGCGATTCCTGAATTCGACTTTGAAATCATTTGCGTGGACGATGGCAGCAGCGACGATACATTGAAGAAACTGGTGGCGCTCGTTGCCAGGGACAGTTGTTTCCGCGCGGTCGAGTTGTCACGAAATTTTGGCAAGGAAGCGGCCCTGACCGCCGGGATAGACTCTGCCATCGGCCATGCGGTGATTCCCATCGATGCCGATCTTCAAGATCCACCGGAACTCATACACCTGCTTATCGCGGAGTGGGAAAAGGGCGCAGAGATCGTACTGGCAAGACGCGTTGATCGTAGCTCCGACACATTCCTGAAGCGCAAGACGGCCGAGTTGTTCTATCGCATCCACAATCGCCTGACGCATATCAAGATCCCGGAAAACGTCGGCGACTTCCGCCTGATGGATCGCGTTGCGGTTGATGTTCTTAAAGCCCTGCCGGAACGCCAGCGCTTCATGAAAGGCCTGTTTGCCTGGGTGGGATTCAAGACTGCAGTGGTCGACTATACGCGGAACCCGCGCACCGTCGGCAACACCAAGTTCTCGGGATGGAAACTCTGGAATTTTGCACTTGAAGGAATAACCAGTTTCAGTACTGCGCCGCTCAAGTTGATGACCTACGTCGGCGCCGGCGGCACGGCGATCACGCTTTGCTACGCCTTATATATCGTTTTCCGGACGCTCATCCACGGCATTGATGTTCCGGGCTATGCTTCCCTGCTCGTCGCGATTTTATTTTTCGGCAGCCTGCAATTGCTCGGCATCGGCATCCTGGGAGAGTATATCGGCCGCATCTACATGGAAAGCAAGCAAAGGCCGATCTATGTGATTCGCAAACATCATGGCCACGCCGAAGATGTGGCAGGCGAAACCAGCCTGGATGCGCAAGCTTATGGGTGA
- a CDS encoding GtrA family protein, protein MRKLMGDMRDAESVAAASRLSLLQFVVFAVVGATGTLIHYAILLSLVELLGRSAMVGTIAGSIAGAVWNFFLNHRLTFKSQQQFHQTAPRFFLIAAVSLALNAGLMYLLVERFRVNYLIAQLAVTVFILCVNYISNALWTFNRSAK, encoded by the coding sequence ATGCGCAAGCTTATGGGTGATATGCGCGACGCCGAGTCCGTGGCTGCCGCCAGCCGTCTGTCCCTATTGCAATTCGTCGTATTCGCCGTCGTCGGTGCGACGGGGACGCTGATTCATTATGCGATTCTGTTGTCGTTGGTCGAACTGCTTGGCCGGAGCGCCATGGTCGGCACCATCGCCGGATCGATCGCTGGCGCGGTATGGAATTTTTTCCTCAATCACCGGTTGACCTTCAAAAGCCAGCAGCAATTTCATCAGACCGCGCCGCGTTTCTTTCTGATCGCCGCAGTCAGCCTCGCACTCAATGCAGGACTGATGTATCTACTGGTAGAGCGCTTTCGCGTGAACTACCTGATCGCCCAGCTGGCGGTGACGGTTTTCATCCTGTGCGTCAACTACATTTCCAACGCACTCTGGACGTTCAACCGGTCGGCCAAGTAG